In Nocardia yunnanensis, one DNA window encodes the following:
- a CDS encoding putative quinol monooxygenase, with protein sequence MTSIVPIDRVPFALMGLARPKPHRAQELKELLLSFVAPTREEAGALEYHFHEDADDPTTFVFYEVWRSKDDLDRHLALPHMRDFWNRRMDYLEQDLEIRFLSMQSPYPRPM encoded by the coding sequence ATGACAAGCATCGTACCTATCGACCGGGTTCCCTTCGCGCTGATGGGACTCGCCCGGCCCAAACCACACCGTGCCCAAGAGCTGAAAGAACTACTGCTGTCGTTCGTCGCACCCACCCGCGAGGAAGCCGGAGCCCTGGAATACCACTTCCACGAAGATGCCGACGACCCAACCACTTTCGTCTTCTACGAGGTGTGGCGCTCCAAAGACGATCTAGACCGCCACCTAGCCCTCCCACACATGCGCGACTTCTGGAACCGCCGCATGGACTACCTCGAACAAGACCTCGAAATCCGCTTCCTGTCCATGCAAAGCCCCTACCCCCGCCCCATGTGA
- a CDS encoding NADH:flavin oxidoreductase, whose translation MTSIVSDASRTARLLSRPITLNGLTVPNRIVMAPMTRMFSPGGIPGDDVRSYYARRAAAGVGLIVTEGTYVGHESAGQSDRVPRFHGEEQLAGWARVAADVHAAGGTIVPQLWHIGMVRNQGEPPFADAPAVGPSGIRVDGTEGTGKAMTAADLDDIIGAFAEAAAAAERIGFDGVELHGAHGYLLDQFLWERTNRRTDSYGGDSVSRTKFAADIVAAVRAVVSPTFPIIFRYSQWKQEAYSARLAETPQQLEAILSPLAAAGVDAFHASTRRYWLPEFADSDLNLAGWTKKLTGKTTITVGSVGLDGDFLRAFTGEGAPLGNLENLLDRLERDEFDLVAVGRALLQDPEWAAKVLAGRTADLEPYNPAALKTLS comes from the coding sequence GTGACCTCCATCGTCTCCGACGCGTCCCGCACGGCCCGACTGCTGTCCCGGCCCATCACGCTGAACGGGCTGACCGTCCCGAACCGGATCGTGATGGCGCCGATGACGCGCATGTTCTCCCCCGGCGGGATTCCCGGCGACGATGTGCGGTCCTACTACGCGCGTCGCGCCGCCGCGGGCGTCGGGCTGATCGTCACCGAGGGCACCTATGTGGGGCACGAGTCGGCCGGGCAGAGCGATCGGGTGCCGCGGTTCCACGGGGAGGAGCAGCTGGCGGGGTGGGCCAGGGTGGCCGCGGATGTGCACGCCGCCGGCGGCACCATCGTGCCGCAGCTGTGGCACATCGGCATGGTTCGCAATCAGGGCGAGCCGCCGTTCGCCGACGCCCCCGCGGTCGGCCCCTCGGGCATCCGTGTCGATGGCACCGAAGGCACGGGCAAGGCGATGACCGCGGCCGATCTGGACGATATCATCGGCGCGTTCGCCGAGGCCGCCGCGGCCGCCGAGCGCATCGGTTTCGACGGCGTGGAACTGCATGGCGCGCACGGCTATCTGCTCGATCAGTTCCTGTGGGAGCGCACCAACCGCCGAACCGATTCCTACGGCGGCGATTCCGTGTCCCGCACCAAGTTCGCCGCCGACATCGTCGCCGCCGTCCGCGCAGTCGTCTCCCCCACCTTCCCGATCATCTTCCGCTACTCGCAGTGGAAGCAGGAGGCCTACAGCGCCCGCCTCGCCGAAACCCCCCAGCAACTCGAAGCCATCCTCTCCCCCCTGGCCGCCGCCGGCGTCGACGCCTTCCACGCCTCCACCCGCCGCTACTGGCTCCCCGAATTCGCCGACTCCGACCTCAACCTCGCCGGCTGGACCAAAAAACTCACCGGCAAAACCACCATCACAGTCGGCTCTGTCGGCCTGGACGGCGACTTCCTCCGCGCCTTCACCGGCGAAGGCGCCCCCCTCGGCAACCTCGAAAACCTCCTCGACCGCCTCGAACGCGACGAATTCGACCTGGTAGCCGTAGGCCGCGCCCTCCTCCAGGACCCGGAATGGGCCGCGAAAGTCCTCGCCGGCCGCACCGCCGATCTAGAGCCCTACAACCCCGCCGCCCTCAAAACCCTCAGCTAA
- a CDS encoding MarR family winged helix-turn-helix transcriptional regulator: MAATRADTATLMELLSLSLGAYYGDFTLAAASEHLTASQGKALTVLRRGPVAMRALAEIMACDASNVTGIIDRLEKRGLVRREPSASDRRVTNLVITPAGEQLTDAIRAKMHATHEGLSRLSDEEQAQLGTLLNRVFTPR; this comes from the coding sequence ATGGCAGCAACCCGCGCCGACACGGCCACGCTCATGGAGCTGCTCTCGCTGTCGCTGGGCGCCTACTACGGGGACTTCACCCTGGCCGCCGCGAGCGAGCACCTCACCGCCAGCCAGGGCAAGGCCCTGACCGTGCTGCGCCGCGGCCCCGTCGCCATGCGCGCACTCGCCGAGATCATGGCCTGCGACGCCTCCAACGTCACCGGCATCATCGACCGGCTCGAGAAGCGCGGCCTGGTCCGCCGCGAGCCCAGCGCCTCCGACCGCCGCGTCACCAACCTCGTCATCACCCCGGCGGGTGAGCAGCTCACCGACGCGATCCGCGCGAAAATGCATGCCACGCACGAGGGTTTGAGCCGGCTCAGCGACGAGGAGCAGGCCCAGCTCGGCACCCTGCTGAACCGCGTCTTCACACCCCGCTAG
- a CDS encoding ABC transporter permease: MIALLDRLRLFTIREFTTHWGRTVASLVVLSVCSAFLVAVIGISGSLTGSVARLSAGLSGNAALEVSGVTDAGFPQQVRADVAAVPGVAAAVPMLRATAGPDADRLLVLGVDASSAALDSDLKGAVAGDAMAGLLTVPDGVLAGPATGFTKGQRVRLGPHEVTVAAVLSGGQFGGLDGGHFLVAPLPLAQRITDRVGQLDSVLIVAAPTISAAQLKSAVTAAVAGRALVDTPAARAAQHNNGVVMVRFIASMGAGLAFVVSAFLIYNTMSMALAGRRPVISMLRAIGARRQTIVRDVLAEAVALGLVGGLLGAVLGVFAGRYAIGLLPGAFTQMMEARLQYLLPGYAIPAAVAAATLTNVAASAVAARQVYRVAPVEALVPVGVSRADVVSPRLRIAAAGAGLALAGAAVVVQQAHLGLFAAAALGFVFGAEILLAFAAAGPIVRAAGATARRLGSAGVLAGVNIDRAPRRVWATLMTVAIAVGMTITITGANADATRSARDTFASLGDTDAWVSMSAEDMTPTSLLPEDVVRRVRAVPGVGRVVEGQMAFATVAGTKAVVYGVDPGSAYSLFRALDADAQRRVAAGEGIVLSRDLARSLKVSRGEELTVQTPAGAKRIRVLATVSYFSALGGTAALSLTLMREWFARPGSTTLQVAAAPGTDARQLISAIRAAVPPEIHAYSGAAALDGISRAMQEGLVLSRIMLVIVAFIAAMALLNTLTLALLERRRELGILRAVGSSRRFALRMVLAEAAAIGGIGAVLGVVLGLADQFFYSLLATDTLGIDVRFRPGPSLLVFTVAALALSLLGSIPPAVRAARLNIVEAVSVD; this comes from the coding sequence ATGATCGCGCTGCTGGACCGGCTGCGGCTGTTCACCATTCGCGAGTTCACCACGCACTGGGGGCGGACCGTCGCATCGCTCGTGGTGTTGAGCGTGTGCTCGGCGTTCCTGGTGGCGGTCATCGGGATCTCGGGTTCGCTCACCGGATCGGTGGCGCGGTTGTCGGCGGGGCTGTCGGGCAATGCGGCGCTGGAGGTCTCGGGGGTGACCGATGCGGGGTTCCCGCAGCAGGTACGCGCGGACGTCGCGGCCGTGCCGGGGGTGGCGGCGGCGGTGCCCATGCTGCGCGCGACCGCCGGGCCGGACGCCGATCGACTGCTGGTGCTCGGGGTCGACGCCTCGAGCGCGGCGCTCGACAGCGATCTGAAGGGAGCGGTCGCGGGTGACGCGATGGCCGGTCTGCTGACCGTTCCGGACGGCGTATTGGCCGGGCCGGCAACGGGATTCACCAAGGGGCAGCGGGTTCGGCTGGGTCCGCACGAGGTGACCGTCGCGGCCGTGCTGAGCGGCGGACAGTTCGGCGGGCTCGACGGTGGGCACTTTCTGGTGGCCCCGCTGCCGCTGGCGCAGCGCATCACCGACCGGGTCGGGCAGCTGGATTCGGTGCTGATCGTGGCCGCGCCCACAATTTCTGCCGCGCAACTGAAATCTGCCGTCACCGCCGCGGTGGCCGGGCGGGCGTTGGTCGACACCCCGGCGGCACGGGCTGCGCAGCACAACAATGGCGTGGTCATGGTGCGGTTCATCGCGTCCATGGGCGCGGGGCTGGCGTTCGTGGTGTCGGCGTTCCTGATCTACAACACCATGAGCATGGCGCTGGCCGGGCGGCGGCCGGTGATCTCGATGCTGCGGGCCATCGGTGCGCGCCGGCAGACCATCGTGCGGGACGTGCTCGCCGAAGCGGTGGCGCTGGGACTGGTGGGCGGTCTGCTCGGCGCGGTACTCGGGGTGTTCGCGGGGCGCTACGCCATCGGGCTGCTGCCGGGGGCGTTCACGCAGATGATGGAGGCTCGGCTGCAATACCTGCTGCCGGGGTACGCGATTCCGGCGGCGGTCGCGGCCGCGACGCTCACCAATGTGGCGGCGTCGGCGGTGGCGGCGCGGCAGGTGTATCGGGTGGCGCCGGTCGAGGCGCTGGTCCCGGTCGGGGTGTCCCGGGCGGACGTGGTGTCGCCCCGGTTGCGGATCGCGGCGGCCGGGGCGGGGCTGGCGCTCGCCGGTGCGGCGGTGGTCGTGCAGCAGGCGCATCTGGGTCTGTTCGCCGCGGCCGCACTGGGTTTCGTGTTCGGTGCGGAGATTCTGCTGGCGTTCGCGGCGGCCGGGCCGATCGTGCGTGCGGCGGGGGCGACCGCTCGCCGGCTGGGTTCGGCGGGCGTGCTGGCCGGGGTGAACATCGACCGGGCGCCGCGTCGTGTCTGGGCGACGCTCATGACCGTCGCCATCGCGGTCGGCATGACCATCACCATCACCGGCGCCAATGCCGACGCGACCCGTTCCGCGCGGGACACTTTCGCGTCGCTGGGGGACACCGACGCGTGGGTGAGCATGTCCGCCGAGGATATGACGCCGACCAGTTTGCTGCCCGAGGACGTGGTGCGGCGGGTGCGGGCGGTGCCCGGGGTGGGGCGGGTGGTGGAGGGGCAGATGGCGTTCGCGACGGTCGCGGGGACGAAAGCCGTTGTGTACGGGGTGGATCCGGGGAGCGCCTATTCGCTGTTCCGGGCGCTCGACGCCGATGCTCAGCGTCGGGTGGCCGCGGGTGAGGGCATCGTGCTGTCGCGGGATCTGGCTCGCTCGCTGAAGGTTTCGCGGGGTGAGGAGCTCACCGTGCAGACTCCGGCCGGTGCGAAACGGATCCGGGTACTGGCGACGGTGTCGTACTTCTCGGCGCTCGGCGGCACGGCGGCGTTGAGCTTGACCCTCATGCGCGAGTGGTTCGCCCGGCCCGGTTCCACCACGCTGCAGGTCGCCGCCGCGCCGGGAACCGATGCGCGCCAGTTGATCTCGGCGATCCGCGCGGCGGTGCCGCCGGAAATCCATGCCTATTCGGGTGCGGCGGCGCTCGATGGCATCAGCCGGGCCATGCAGGAGGGGCTCGTGCTGTCGCGGATCATGCTGGTGATCGTCGCGTTCATCGCGGCCATGGCGCTGCTCAACACCTTGACCCTGGCATTGCTGGAACGGCGTCGGGAGCTGGGGATTCTGCGCGCGGTCGGGTCCAGCCGGCGCTTCGCGCTGCGCATGGTGCTGGCCGAGGCCGCGGCCATCGGCGGGATCGGAGCGGTGCTCGGCGTCGTTCTCGGGCTCGCCGACCAGTTCTTCTATTCGCTGCTGGCCACCGACACGCTCGGCATCGACGTGCGGTTCCGGCCGGGTCCGTCCCTGCTCGTATTCACCGTGGCCGCACTGGCTTTGAGCCTGCTCGGCTCGATCCCGCCGGCCGTGCGGGCGGCGCGGCTGAACATCGTCGAGGCGGTCAGCGTCGACTAG
- a CDS encoding NAD-dependent epimerase/dehydratase family protein, which translates to MKVVVAGATGAIGRPLVTALRQSGHQVYALTRGGHGAEVARALGATPLVANVMDRKDLLRATERLTADAVVHQLTAYRHSPPTHYHAPGLLRTNALRDVGSRHLVELAERAGARRYLTQSLIVGYGLRDHGPTPVTEQDPFGRIPGDANDAIIGALHEAEANAWRASGIDGIALRYGLFYGPGASDAFVRALRRRVFPLPNAETGYTGFVHVADAAAATVAALEHGAPGQAYNIVDDEPITWATMFDAMAATIGARPPRRLPARLMRLASPLAATQMLDFSLRVSNAKARTELGWKPQYPSYREGLPTLVNEAPEPR; encoded by the coding sequence ATGAAGGTCGTGGTGGCCGGAGCGACAGGGGCGATCGGACGGCCGCTGGTCACCGCGCTACGGCAGTCCGGACATCAGGTCTACGCCCTGACCAGGGGCGGACACGGCGCGGAGGTGGCCCGTGCGCTCGGCGCGACCCCGCTGGTGGCCAATGTGATGGACCGCAAGGACCTGCTGCGCGCCACCGAACGACTCACCGCCGACGCCGTCGTCCACCAGCTCACCGCCTACCGGCATTCCCCGCCCACCCACTACCACGCCCCGGGTCTGTTGCGCACCAACGCCTTACGCGACGTCGGCAGCAGGCATCTGGTGGAGCTGGCCGAAAGGGCCGGGGCGCGACGGTATCTCACGCAGTCGCTGATCGTCGGCTACGGCCTGCGCGATCACGGCCCCACCCCGGTGACCGAACAGGACCCCTTCGGCCGCATCCCCGGCGACGCCAACGACGCCATCATCGGCGCACTGCACGAAGCCGAGGCCAATGCCTGGCGCGCGTCCGGCATCGATGGAATCGCCTTGCGCTACGGCCTGTTCTACGGGCCCGGCGCGTCCGACGCCTTCGTGCGCGCCCTGCGGCGGCGCGTGTTCCCGCTGCCCAATGCCGAGACCGGCTACACCGGTTTCGTCCACGTCGCCGATGCCGCCGCCGCGACCGTCGCCGCCCTCGAACACGGCGCTCCCGGGCAGGCGTACAACATCGTCGACGACGAGCCCATCACCTGGGCCACCATGTTCGACGCCATGGCCGCGACCATCGGCGCGCGCCCGCCGCGCCGCCTGCCGGCCCGCCTGATGCGCCTGGCCTCGCCGCTGGCCGCCACCCAGATGCTGGACTTCTCCCTCCGCGTCTCGAACGCCAAGGCGCGCACCGAGCTCGGCTGGAAACCGCAATATCCCAGCTACCGCGAGGGCCTGCCCACGCTGGTGAACGAGGCGCCCGAACCCCGCTGA
- a CDS encoding arylamine N-acetyltransferase family protein, translating to MTTPADPTYTWLGEELDLDAYLARIGFAGDRTPTLATLRALVRAHTTAIPFENLEIILGRGIALDLETVQDKLIRRRRGGYCYENVTLFAAALERLGFEFTAMSGRVTRGATTLRPATHSLLRVATADDDRHWLCDVGYGAGPLEPVELAPDRGEFRAGAWRFRLDRQLDAVGGELWTLYQFGKDGFVDRHTFATTPQYRVDFAVGNHFVSTSPRSPFTMRPFVQRFHADVHHQLDGTTWTTDYPDGTDEVRELEAGELPKVLAEVFDIELDEADAARLIRADWPAARGRGGLAT from the coding sequence ATGACGACACCGGCGGACCCCACGTACACCTGGCTGGGGGAGGAGCTGGATCTGGACGCCTACCTGGCGCGGATCGGATTCGCCGGCGACCGCACGCCCACCCTCGCCACCCTGCGCGCCCTGGTGCGCGCCCACACCACCGCGATCCCGTTCGAGAATCTGGAGATCATCCTCGGCCGCGGCATCGCCCTGGACCTGGAAACCGTGCAGGACAAGCTGATCCGGCGGCGCCGCGGCGGCTACTGCTACGAGAACGTCACCCTGTTCGCGGCGGCGCTGGAGCGGCTGGGCTTCGAATTCACCGCCATGTCCGGCCGCGTCACCCGCGGCGCGACCACCCTGCGCCCGGCCACCCATTCCCTGCTGCGGGTCGCGACCGCCGACGACGACCGGCACTGGCTGTGCGACGTCGGCTACGGCGCGGGCCCCCTCGAACCGGTCGAGCTCGCCCCGGATCGCGGCGAATTCCGCGCGGGCGCATGGCGTTTCCGGCTGGACCGGCAACTCGACGCGGTCGGCGGCGAACTCTGGACCCTGTACCAGTTCGGCAAGGACGGTTTCGTGGACCGGCACACCTTCGCCACCACCCCGCAGTACCGGGTCGATTTCGCGGTCGGCAATCACTTCGTGTCGACCTCGCCGCGCTCGCCGTTCACCATGCGGCCGTTCGTGCAGCGCTTCCACGCGGACGTGCATCATCAACTGGACGGCACCACCTGGACGACCGACTATCCGGATGGAACGGACGAGGTGCGCGAACTCGAGGCGGGCGAACTGCCCAAGGTGCTCGCCGAGGTCTTCGACATCGAGCTCGACGAGGCGGATGCCGCGCGTCTGATCCGAGCCGACTGGCCGGCCGCGCGGGGTCGCGGCGGGCTCGCCACGTGA
- a CDS encoding serine/threonine-protein kinase yields MDQRLERSVAVKQIITQPSLSDADKDIVRQRAAREARNAARFQHPNAIVVFDITEHEGDPCLVMEYLPSQSLAVVLSAQGTLPLPQVARIGEQVASALIAAHRAGIVHRDVKPGNILLGDNGAVKITDFGIAKSKGDVTLTATGLISGTAAYLAPEVARGAEPTPAADVFALGATLFHALEGEPPYGTNPNPLALLYAAANGQISEPRNAGPLSDLLLSLLSFEPEDRPSMLDVRDIMAEFAEVGPDAEATRVLAARRSGPATPPPSAPRSQPRQTRQMERRSAANVDIPTGAMSQAQLLETPPPRPAMNAGPPTRNHVAAEADYDSGGGSNKKWLWIALVAVVVVAGGIVFGVLGSSGSDSNPGAGGSSTSAKASVSASATKGAPSGLGQTKSAATVSVGNGADAVDKFYDALTSQRYQEAWSRLTPAAQQVYGSSAAFQSYWTQNPIQRYSTIEGARGSDSNNADGSVDISLASLTTKNGGSKSVTLRLIDPGNGNLLIDSDTK; encoded by the coding sequence GTGGATCAGCGGCTCGAACGTTCCGTGGCGGTCAAGCAGATCATCACCCAGCCGAGCCTGTCGGATGCTGACAAGGACATCGTTCGGCAGCGCGCCGCGCGTGAAGCCCGCAACGCGGCCCGGTTCCAGCACCCCAACGCCATCGTCGTGTTCGACATCACCGAGCACGAGGGTGACCCGTGCCTGGTCATGGAATATCTGCCCTCGCAGAGTCTGGCGGTGGTGCTGTCCGCGCAGGGCACGCTGCCGCTGCCGCAGGTCGCCCGCATCGGCGAACAGGTGGCATCCGCCCTCATCGCCGCGCACCGGGCCGGAATCGTGCACCGCGACGTCAAGCCGGGCAACATCCTGCTCGGTGACAACGGCGCTGTGAAGATCACCGACTTCGGCATCGCCAAATCCAAGGGCGACGTGACCCTGACGGCCACCGGGCTCATCTCCGGCACCGCCGCCTACCTCGCCCCCGAGGTCGCGCGCGGTGCCGAACCGACCCCGGCCGCCGACGTGTTCGCGTTGGGCGCCACGCTCTTCCACGCGCTGGAGGGCGAACCGCCCTACGGCACCAACCCGAATCCGCTCGCGCTGCTGTACGCGGCCGCCAACGGTCAAATCAGCGAGCCGCGCAATGCCGGGCCGCTGTCGGATCTGTTGCTGTCGCTGCTCAGCTTCGAGCCGGAGGACCGGCCGAGCATGCTCGACGTGCGCGACATCATGGCCGAATTCGCCGAGGTGGGCCCGGACGCCGAGGCCACCCGCGTGCTGGCCGCGCGCCGCTCCGGTCCGGCCACCCCGCCGCCGAGCGCCCCGCGCAGTCAGCCGCGCCAGACCCGGCAGATGGAACGGCGCTCAGCCGCCAATGTCGACATCCCCACCGGCGCCATGAGTCAGGCGCAGCTGCTCGAGACCCCGCCGCCGCGCCCGGCCATGAACGCCGGACCGCCGACCCGCAATCACGTTGCGGCGGAAGCGGATTACGACAGCGGCGGCGGCTCGAACAAGAAGTGGCTGTGGATCGCGCTGGTCGCGGTCGTCGTGGTGGCCGGCGGCATCGTGTTCGGTGTGCTGGGCAGTTCCGGCTCGGATTCCAACCCCGGCGCGGGCGGCAGCTCCACCTCGGCCAAGGCCTCGGTCTCGGCGAGCGCCACCAAGGGCGCGCCGTCGGGTCTGGGCCAGACCAAGAGCGCCGCGACCGTGAGCGTGGGCAATGGCGCGGACGCCGTCGACAAGTTCTACGACGCCCTCACCTCCCAGCGGTATCAGGAGGCGTGGAGCCGGCTCACCCCGGCGGCCCAGCAGGTGTACGGCAGTTCGGCCGCGTTCCAGAGCTATTGGACGCAGAACCCGATCCAGCGCTACTCGACCATCGAGGGCGCGCGCGGCAGCGACAGCAACAATGCCGACGGCTCGGTGGACATCTCGCTGGCGAGCCTGACCACCAAGAACGGTGGCAGCAAGTCGGTCACCCTGCGCCTGATCGACCCGGGCAACGGCAACCTGCTCATCGACAGCGACACCAAGTAG